In Winkia neuii, a genomic segment contains:
- the treZ gene encoding malto-oligosyltrehalose trehalohydrolase, protein MNLRQIGCGRVPVWAPAASKVELVTERGRTEMCRRQSGWWVAPTPLPDGTDYAFSLDSGPCLPDPRASLLPTSVHGPSRTWCAPASPGPLPKVQVLGGVMYELHVGTFTPEGTLAAAAKKLPYLKELGVTCVELMPLSAFDGNVGWGYDGINPFSVHAPYGGPDGLIDFIRAAHELQLGVCIDLVLNHLGPVGNYLGQFGPYFTSRHSTPWGDGLNVDQQGLPEPREYLLHAALRLFAIFGVDALRLDAVHAIKDDSPVHLLQELSQLVNNLEQTLGRELTLIAESDLNDISMITPVTEGGMGMDGQWDDDIHHALHVAFTGESQGYYKDFSDPDALRKVYEQVFYHDGTYSSFRKRNWGRPAGNVARWRLVACDQNHDQVGNRGMGDRPNLTAAEAAAEAAMLLLSPFTPLIFMGEEWHTKVPFTFFTSFTDEDVARDVSAGRAREFASMGWADGVPDPQDLATHQKAILDWPAARSAAGARMVKFYRKLISLRQLYHLASTEVPTRLHREGGQITLDRGRVQVHVNLDQTEIGFALPKFCKSLLWNASVQGNAVTLAPKSVAVIYQP, encoded by the coding sequence ATGAATCTTCGACAGATCGGCTGCGGACGAGTCCCCGTGTGGGCACCGGCGGCGAGCAAAGTCGAGCTGGTGACTGAACGGGGGCGTACCGAGATGTGTCGGCGCCAGTCGGGGTGGTGGGTGGCTCCTACCCCACTGCCAGATGGCACCGACTACGCCTTCTCCTTAGATTCGGGCCCTTGCCTGCCGGACCCGCGTGCTAGCCTGCTACCTACCTCAGTACACGGCCCTTCCCGCACGTGGTGCGCTCCGGCCTCGCCTGGCCCCTTGCCAAAGGTGCAGGTGTTGGGAGGGGTAATGTACGAACTTCACGTGGGAACCTTTACTCCCGAAGGTACACTTGCAGCTGCTGCCAAAAAGCTTCCTTATTTGAAAGAACTGGGGGTAACCTGCGTGGAACTGATGCCCCTAAGTGCTTTCGATGGCAATGTTGGGTGGGGCTATGACGGGATTAATCCTTTCAGCGTGCACGCCCCTTACGGAGGCCCTGACGGTCTTATTGATTTTATTCGGGCAGCGCATGAGTTGCAGCTCGGCGTCTGCATTGATCTAGTTTTGAACCACCTGGGCCCTGTGGGAAATTATTTGGGCCAATTCGGACCGTATTTCACTTCTAGGCATAGCACGCCGTGGGGCGATGGCCTGAATGTCGACCAGCAAGGTCTACCCGAACCGCGTGAATACCTATTGCATGCTGCATTAAGACTCTTCGCGATCTTTGGAGTAGATGCGTTGCGTCTGGATGCCGTACATGCCATAAAAGATGATTCTCCGGTTCATCTTCTGCAGGAGCTGTCGCAGCTGGTGAATAACCTTGAACAGACTTTAGGGCGGGAACTAACTCTGATTGCCGAGTCAGACCTAAATGACATTTCGATGATCACGCCAGTAACCGAAGGCGGCATGGGAATGGACGGCCAATGGGATGACGACATTCATCACGCGTTACATGTTGCTTTTACTGGGGAATCACAGGGCTACTATAAGGATTTTTCTGACCCCGATGCGCTGCGGAAGGTGTACGAGCAGGTGTTCTACCACGACGGCACGTATTCTTCTTTCCGAAAAAGAAACTGGGGTCGCCCGGCCGGCAATGTTGCCCGATGGCGTCTGGTAGCCTGCGATCAAAACCACGATCAGGTTGGAAACCGGGGTATGGGAGATCGCCCGAATCTTACCGCGGCCGAGGCGGCTGCTGAGGCGGCAATGTTGCTGCTAAGTCCATTCACTCCGTTAATTTTTATGGGCGAAGAATGGCATACAAAGGTCCCCTTCACTTTCTTCACGTCCTTCACTGATGAGGACGTTGCCCGTGACGTAAGTGCTGGTAGGGCCAGGGAATTTGCGAGTATGGGGTGGGCAGATGGGGTACCTGATCCCCAGGATCTTGCTACCCACCAGAAGGCAATTTTAGATTGGCCTGCGGCTCGATCTGCTGCCGGCGCACGAATGGTCAAGTTCTACCGAAAGCTCATTAGTCTGCGGCAACTTTACCACCTTGCCAGTACAGAGGTACCTACCCGGCTACACCGCGAGGGCGGACAAATTACTTTGGATCGAGGCCGGGTCCAGGTACACGTGAACCTGGACCAAACCGAGATAGGCTTTGCGCTACCGAAATTTTGTAAATCACTACTTTGGAATGCTTCTGTCCAAGGCAATGCAGTTACCCTAGCGCCGAAATCTGTGGCAGTTATTTACCAGCCCTGA
- a CDS encoding GNAT family N-acetyltransferase, translating into MDIEIRHSTMDDLPVIMQIIDFGKEALRAQGVDQWEGDYPNEHTMMQDIERGISYVATADGKVVGTVCLDPEPEPAYDNEELHWKTPREGTLVVHRLAISKDSQGLGIASKLLKYAAEISPNGNKRGDTSEENKRMRAVFEKAGYQQVGLVEYTEDGGRICMGYEYLA; encoded by the coding sequence ATGGATATTGAAATTCGTCACTCCACCATGGACGATCTGCCAGTCATAATGCAGATCATAGATTTTGGTAAGGAAGCCCTACGCGCCCAAGGGGTAGATCAATGGGAAGGCGACTACCCCAACGAACACACCATGATGCAAGACATCGAACGCGGTATTTCCTATGTGGCAACGGCTGACGGGAAAGTGGTTGGTACGGTCTGTCTTGACCCCGAACCAGAACCGGCTTACGACAACGAAGAGCTCCACTGGAAAACTCCCCGCGAAGGTACCCTGGTGGTGCACAGGCTAGCGATCTCAAAGGATTCCCAAGGGCTTGGAATTGCCTCGAAGCTTCTGAAATATGCAGCTGAGATATCCCCCAATGGGAACAAGCGCGGTGATACCTCTGAAGAGAACAAACGTATGCGCGCAGTCTTTGAAAAAGCCGGCTACCAGCAGGTAGGCCTGGTAGAATATACCGAGGACGGGGGCCGTATCTGCATGGGGTATGAATACCTTGCATAA
- a CDS encoding nucleoside hydrolase, translated as MEKVPFILDTDTAQDDCVAILVGLLDERADMRAITMVAGNVGFERQIRNAHMTLNAAGALGRVPIHVGCSQPLLRPWVSAEEVHGDGAGGLSIDFTKTRLEDEHAVDALIRITAEEPGKVSVVAIGPLTNIATAIAKDRNFVKNVKSLYIMGGSNNGRGNTTSSAEFNFYVDPEAAQMVFTSGFADIHVLTWDPVTLEDATITRSEYLQMTDKGTVLAKFFKKVCDTTLDFNESVGVDGSTHPDSVTLSCLLHPELILEENTYRVDVETSSELTRGYSAMAWDKFARPANAHVIEKVDKKAYFEHLDQLLQIDTEPNLPFKGME; from the coding sequence ATGGAAAAAGTACCGTTTATTCTTGACACCGACACAGCCCAGGACGATTGTGTAGCAATCTTGGTAGGGCTCTTGGATGAACGCGCTGATATGCGGGCAATAACTATGGTGGCGGGCAACGTCGGATTTGAGCGCCAGATACGAAATGCTCATATGACGCTAAACGCCGCTGGGGCACTCGGGCGCGTCCCAATACATGTAGGGTGCTCGCAACCCTTGCTTCGGCCATGGGTATCTGCTGAAGAAGTACACGGTGACGGTGCCGGCGGCCTGAGCATCGATTTTACAAAGACACGTCTCGAGGACGAACACGCGGTGGACGCCCTCATCCGAATCACGGCGGAAGAACCTGGAAAAGTTAGTGTGGTGGCAATTGGACCGCTGACGAATATCGCGACTGCCATAGCAAAAGATCGCAACTTCGTGAAGAACGTCAAGAGCCTTTACATCATGGGTGGTTCTAACAACGGACGGGGCAACACCACCTCCTCGGCAGAATTCAACTTTTATGTGGACCCAGAGGCTGCGCAGATGGTATTCACGTCTGGCTTCGCAGACATTCACGTTCTGACCTGGGACCCCGTGACGCTCGAAGATGCCACGATTACGCGTAGTGAATACTTGCAGATGACAGACAAGGGAACGGTCCTAGCAAAATTCTTCAAGAAGGTATGTGATACCACCCTTGACTTCAATGAGTCAGTGGGGGTTGATGGTTCCACTCACCCCGATTCGGTGACCTTGTCCTGTTTGCTTCATCCCGAGCTAATCTTGGAGGAAAATACTTATAGAGTAGATGTTGAAACCTCTTCGGAACTCACTCGGGGATACTCAGCAATGGCATGGGACAAGTTTGCCCGCCCAGCTAACGCGCACGTCATAGAGAAGGTGGATAAGAAGGCATACTTTGAGCATTTAGATCAGTTGCTGCAGATAGATACCGAGCCGAATCTTCCCTTTAAAGGAATGGAATAA
- a CDS encoding sortase: MILQEQLGSLRCRRSDLVSLPVVVVLTRPYSVLPATCTAQTCLREKANRHSVVTAHTGLANATMFDKLTSVRKGDYFYIEVQGEPLKYRVVDIYGLRPE; encoded by the coding sequence ATGATCCTGCAGGAACAATTGGGATCATTAAGGTGCCGAAGATCGGATTTAGTCAGCCTACCTGTCGTAGTAGTTCTCACTAGACCTTACAGCGTGCTGCCGGCCACCTGTACGGCTCAGACCTGCCTGCGGGAAAAAGCAAACCGACACAGCGTGGTTACCGCGCATACTGGCCTAGCAAACGCGACAATGTTTGACAAACTCACTTCTGTGCGTAAAGGCGATTACTTTTACATAGAGGTGCAGGGCGAACCTTTAAAATACCGAGTCGTTGATATCTATGGGTTGCGTCCTGAGTAG
- a CDS encoding prealbumin-like fold domain-containing protein, whose protein sequence is MKRVLLGVITALSTFTFTASAFAAPPVIGDGDGLDTSAIDVTERGTLTVIKSGDNPFDDPVPGGKPNGPVEGQQIRISKVPNISLQGANWQDLNRLRLKELAPKALPVTVAVTDEAGKAVFRDLPVGMYLVDELSPADTTHKYRQIAPFLVTIPIADPQRAQWSYRFVVTPKLNSEKPKITKTVPIPAKQKYASKNGALPMLSKTGSFGIGICLLAMAAIVAGIGVCRRRDCMTNTREIA, encoded by the coding sequence ATGAAGCGCGTGTTACTTGGAGTAATTACTGCACTGTCTACTTTCACCTTTACAGCAAGCGCTTTTGCGGCGCCTCCTGTAATCGGTGATGGTGATGGTTTAGACACGTCGGCCATAGATGTAACTGAGCGCGGTACGCTCACGGTAATAAAAAGTGGGGACAACCCGTTTGATGATCCGGTGCCGGGTGGTAAGCCAAATGGTCCGGTCGAGGGCCAGCAAATTCGCATTAGCAAGGTGCCAAATATATCGCTGCAGGGTGCTAATTGGCAGGATTTGAATAGGCTGCGACTAAAGGAGCTTGCGCCAAAGGCACTGCCGGTGACAGTCGCTGTAACTGATGAGGCCGGAAAAGCAGTGTTTCGGGATTTACCAGTAGGGATGTATTTAGTAGATGAACTATCACCCGCAGATACCACCCATAAATATAGGCAGATTGCGCCTTTCCTAGTCACTATTCCCATTGCCGACCCGCAACGGGCGCAGTGGAGCTATCGCTTCGTAGTTACTCCGAAACTAAACTCGGAAAAGCCAAAGATTACTAAGACAGTGCCGATCCCGGCGAAGCAAAAGTATGCCTCAAAAAATGGAGCCTTACCAATGTTGAGCAAGACAGGTTCCTTTGGTATTGGGATCTGTCTACTAGCAATGGCAGCTATCGTCGCTGGAATTGGGGTATGCCGGCGGAGGGATTGCATGACTAATACTCGTGAAATAGCATGA
- a CDS encoding class C sortase produces the protein MKKGVDTWRSRFVTVLLTVMGIIVLAYPVVASQWNNARQQAVARQYAVSERQVPPQLLERSLARAEQYNRQVPGAPILDPWLARVSKTNNPYQEYLHQLNLLPEMGRLIIPKAHINLSIYHGTTEDTLQKGIGHLYGSSLPVGGVGTHAVLTGHSGLSSATLLDNLSSVRRADEMYVQVAGRKLKYQVHSIQVVRPNEVSSLARVPNKDLLTVITCTPYGINSHRLLVTGHKVPLDPKGLPEVTGMRWSWWMILIICICVVAALLLMRWLVKKTAKDKLEGGKS, from the coding sequence TTGAAAAAGGGGGTAGATACCTGGCGCTCTAGATTCGTAACGGTGCTGCTTACGGTGATGGGCATTATTGTGCTGGCGTATCCTGTGGTCGCGAGCCAATGGAATAATGCGCGTCAGCAAGCTGTTGCTAGGCAATACGCGGTCTCGGAGCGCCAGGTACCACCCCAACTCTTAGAACGAAGCCTTGCGCGGGCTGAACAGTATAATCGTCAGGTCCCGGGAGCTCCCATTTTGGATCCGTGGCTTGCGCGAGTTTCTAAAACTAATAATCCGTATCAGGAATATTTGCACCAGTTGAACTTGCTCCCAGAGATGGGGCGGTTGATCATTCCAAAGGCGCACATAAACCTGTCGATCTACCACGGCACAACGGAAGACACTTTGCAAAAAGGTATCGGCCATCTATATGGATCTTCGCTGCCAGTTGGAGGAGTCGGTACCCACGCGGTATTGACCGGGCATTCAGGCCTCTCGAGCGCTACCCTGCTAGACAATCTTTCCAGCGTTCGACGAGCCGACGAAATGTATGTGCAGGTGGCAGGCCGCAAGTTGAAATACCAGGTGCATTCCATCCAGGTGGTGCGTCCAAACGAGGTCTCCTCATTAGCCCGCGTTCCAAACAAGGACCTTCTCACGGTGATCACGTGTACCCCCTACGGGATTAACTCTCACCGGCTTCTGGTAACCGGCCATAAGGTACCACTGGATCCGAAAGGCCTTCCGGAAGTCACGGGAATGCGCTGGTCGTGGTGGATGATCCTAATTATCTGCATTTGTGTTGTGGCTGCGCTGCTACTTATGCGGTGGCTAGTAAAAAAGACGGCTAAGGACAAGCTCGAAGGAGGGAAATCATGA
- a CDS encoding SpaH/EbpB family LPXTG-anchored major pilin has product MLSLRRIRRGVAAVASAGLLALGLGTVAPVSNAANVIDPNATYAITVHAQKGPAGNTAATGTAADNPSHEVVAEAKFKLEKSTLDVTTGEGYAQAKEGKFGTADTTFIGGAEKATGTDGTATFAGLKPGYYKLVQTKAPVGLSPAKDSYILVPLTDPNTGTYMDTIHVYPKSTDAGTVIKKDITPETSLVTKGSTMEFQIDASIRTLATGHKFDKFVVTDTPITGLEINGEKGKVTKVEIVDTADATVAAETLVDNDFQVTDGASENVQKKVVTLTDTGLEKVSAKQGKFLRVTIQATVAADVSEKVSNSASNTNKADDETSDTEVSTPGGDQTPTTPMGKLKILNFKTNTTEALTGAKFKVFLCEGTEGVTGNALSIEGKDEFAANEVVGPLRALSTKKLCVKQTVAPRGYELNPAATQVTFDEAAIKAAQKADADKAVIATVYNSATSEFTSKLPLTGGLGIVLFVLAGAGLLTTAYSRARKDA; this is encoded by the coding sequence ATGCTATCCCTACGACGAATTAGGAGAGGCGTAGCAGCGGTGGCTTCTGCCGGGTTGCTAGCGCTGGGATTGGGGACGGTAGCGCCAGTATCAAATGCGGCTAACGTAATCGATCCGAATGCTACCTACGCAATAACTGTTCACGCGCAGAAAGGACCTGCGGGCAATACCGCAGCCACCGGTACTGCGGCCGATAACCCGTCCCATGAGGTAGTGGCCGAGGCAAAGTTCAAGCTGGAAAAGTCCACGCTGGACGTGACCACCGGGGAAGGATATGCCCAGGCAAAGGAAGGGAAGTTCGGCACTGCCGATACTACATTCATCGGGGGTGCCGAAAAGGCTACCGGCACAGATGGAACAGCAACCTTCGCCGGGTTGAAACCGGGCTACTACAAACTGGTCCAAACCAAGGCTCCAGTAGGGCTTTCACCAGCGAAGGACAGCTACATCTTGGTGCCTCTGACAGACCCGAATACCGGCACCTATATGGACACCATTCACGTGTATCCGAAGTCCACTGACGCAGGTACTGTTATCAAGAAGGACATTACCCCGGAAACTTCTTTGGTCACAAAGGGATCGACGATGGAGTTCCAGATCGATGCTTCTATCAGGACCCTTGCTACCGGACACAAGTTCGACAAATTCGTGGTAACAGATACCCCTATCACCGGCCTGGAGATCAATGGTGAAAAGGGCAAAGTTACGAAGGTTGAAATTGTTGACACCGCAGATGCGACTGTTGCAGCGGAGACTTTGGTGGATAACGATTTCCAGGTTACTGATGGTGCCAGTGAAAACGTGCAAAAGAAGGTTGTGACTCTAACTGACACAGGCCTAGAGAAAGTTAGTGCCAAGCAAGGGAAGTTCCTAAGGGTAACGATCCAGGCGACAGTAGCAGCTGACGTGAGCGAGAAGGTTTCCAACTCGGCTTCTAACACGAATAAGGCCGATGACGAGACTTCGGACACTGAGGTTTCTACCCCCGGTGGCGACCAGACTCCCACGACACCTATGGGTAAGCTGAAAATTTTGAACTTTAAGACAAATACTACTGAAGCGCTGACCGGGGCCAAGTTCAAGGTATTTCTTTGCGAGGGCACGGAAGGCGTAACCGGGAACGCACTGAGCATTGAAGGTAAAGACGAGTTTGCTGCCAATGAAGTTGTGGGACCACTTCGTGCACTGAGTACAAAGAAGCTATGCGTGAAGCAAACGGTCGCTCCTAGGGGCTATGAGCTCAACCCGGCTGCCACCCAGGTTACTTTCGATGAAGCAGCCATAAAGGCGGCTCAGAAGGCAGACGCAGACAAGGCCGTTATCGCGACCGTATACAACTCGGCTACAAGCGAGTTCACCAGTAAACTCCCGCTAACTGGTGGACTAGGAATCGTACTTTTCGTGCTAGCCGGTGCCGGCTTGCTGACAACTGCCTACAGCAGAGCCCGAAAAGACGCATAG